The genomic window ATTATTTTCTTTTGCTATTTTATATCACTGCTTTTTCTGAAGAATTAAAGTATATAAAATTTGTTATTAAAAAATGGGCCCAGCCGGACTTTCGCGCCAAATCGTATCGAACCGGCGACCTTCACCGCTTCAAGCTTTCCGCATGTCGAGGTGACGTCATATGCAGTGCAGTGCATAGCCACTAGACTATGGGCCCCTTTGCTGCCTAAGAAATAATTTTCATTTAAAAAACTATCTGCTTCTCAGCAAAAAAAAACAGAGAATTTAAAAAATTAGTTGTCGACAAATATGCTGTGCTTTTCCTTTCCCTGCAGCTCCTGCATTATGCGCTTTATGACGACCTTTTCTGGATCAGGCATCAGCTTGACCCTCTTCTTTATGTCCTCAAAATCTTTAAAGGGCTGTTCTTTCCTTGCTTCCACTATCTCCCACATATGCTTTTTTCCCAGCCCCGGAAGAAGCTCCAGCTGGTGCATCCTTGTGCTTAACGGCTGTGCATTATTGAAAAAATCTATGAACCTTTTCTGGTTCTTGACAACGTTTTCCTTTACTATGAAGCTGAGTTCAGACTGTGCTGTCTGCGTAAGCCTGGAGAAAGGAATCTTGCCTATTATATGGTGGATCTTTTCCCTTTTGCCCTCCCCTATGTACACCTCTTCATGCGGCTGCAAATATATGCCTTTTTTCGGAACCAGTTCCAGCAGCACGAAATGGTCTTTTCCTATAGCCTGGCCTATCGGATTCTTCAGGTGGCTCGGCCT from Candidatus Woesearchaeota archaeon includes these protein-coding regions:
- a CDS encoding DUF655 domain-containing protein gives rise to the protein MEGIKEKYAIILDFLPNGYPFDKRPSHLKNPIGQAIGKDHFVLLELVPKKGIYLQPHEEVYIGEGKREKIHHIIGKIPFSRLTQTAQSELSFIVKENVVKNQKRFIDFFNNAQPLSTRMHQLELLPGLGKKHMWEIVEARKEQPFKDFEDIKKRVKLMPDPEKVVIKRIMQELQGKEKHSIFVDN